Proteins from a single region of Abyssalbus ytuae:
- a CDS encoding DUF5103 domain-containing protein yields MISNSKLTVILLILSFNTFGQVQLEIAPPNNIKSIIFKGANDGDQFPVVKIGEAVYLSFDDLYADEADYYYKIEHCNYDWTLSGLIKSQYLNGLDNQRIQDYKNSLTTIQPYSNYQLQIPNNQTRLKLSGNYILKIFDNNDEIVFSRRFVIYKDLVTVGATVKRARDLSVIDQKQVIQLTVNSNNLQLINPQQEVKIAILQNYNWSTMITNIQPQFFSNNQLIYKYDKETRFNGGNEYLFIDTKEIRVANNAIARVELKEVYHQYLYTNTPRADEPYTYYPDINGNFFIRTLDGVDSDPYIEADYSYVHFSLPYDEIIGLDNIYVYGKFNNYQLSEENKLKFNPETGLLEGKLLLKQGFYNYKYVKTDEKGTVDYNFISGNKYQTENDYLVLVYYRNFGDLYDSIIGIGSTSSATITN; encoded by the coding sequence ATGATTTCCAATTCCAAATTAACTGTTATTTTACTGATATTAAGCTTCAATACCTTTGGTCAGGTACAATTAGAAATTGCACCCCCCAACAATATAAAATCAATTATTTTTAAAGGTGCAAACGACGGAGATCAGTTTCCGGTAGTTAAAATAGGAGAAGCGGTTTATTTGAGTTTTGACGATTTGTATGCCGATGAGGCAGACTATTATTATAAAATAGAACATTGTAATTACGACTGGACATTGTCAGGTTTAATCAAATCCCAATATCTGAACGGATTAGACAACCAACGCATACAAGACTATAAAAACTCCCTTACTACCATTCAGCCCTACTCTAATTATCAGTTACAAATACCCAATAACCAAACCCGGCTTAAATTATCCGGTAATTATATCCTGAAAATATTTGATAATAACGATGAAATTGTTTTTTCCAGAAGGTTTGTAATATATAAAGACCTGGTAACTGTAGGCGCCACCGTAAAAAGAGCACGGGACCTTAGTGTGATTGACCAAAAACAGGTAATACAACTAACCGTAAATTCCAACAACCTGCAGCTTATCAATCCTCAGCAGGAAGTTAAAATTGCCATTTTACAGAATTATAACTGGAGTACCATGATAACTAACATACAACCACAGTTTTTTTCCAACAATCAGTTAATATACAAATATGATAAAGAAACAAGGTTTAATGGCGGTAACGAATATCTTTTTATAGATACCAAAGAAATCCGGGTGGCAAATAATGCCATAGCCCGGGTAGAACTAAAAGAAGTCTACCATCAGTATCTGTATACCAATACTCCCAGGGCCGATGAACCCTATACCTATTACCCTGATATTAACGGAAACTTTTTTATACGAACACTCGACGGTGTTGACAGCGACCCTTATATAGAAGCCGATTATTCTTATGTACATTTCAGCCTGCCGTATGATGAAATTATAGGATTAGATAATATTTATGTCTACGGAAAATTCAACAACTATCAACTTTCAGAGGAAAACAAACTAAAGTTTAACCCTGAAACAGGTTTACTGGAAGGAAAACTACTGCTAAAACAGGGGTTCTACAACTATAAATATGTAAAAACCGACGAGAAGGGTACAGTGGATTACAATTTTATAAGCGGCAATAAATATCAAACAGAAAACGATTATCTGGTTTTGGTTTATTATCGTAATTTTGGAGACCTTTATGACAGTATAATAGGTATAGGCAGTACCAGTTCAGCCACTATTACAAATTAA
- a CDS encoding DUF3667 domain-containing protein — translation MENKPTYRPKRYSLKYRGIRCLNCDHPLDVSDKYCPNCSQINSTKKVTFFDLINEFFATLISYDSKLRKTLSALIFNPGKISIDYINGKRLTYTNPFRFFLSITIIYFIIISFTGNFSDLDRFGTQNNDNVINFGSNKLVNWSGLSQNEKKNLQEALNNIPVDSVLEYKKKKDSLAMIAPKVYFDSVNKKNFTDRFFSKIDFFISGINEHKFYTYNEALDFLEITDSYENKASFGAAGSFLKISRQPGTFLGYLISKIPFIIFFFLPLFAVFIWLLYDKNHFNYMDHLIFGFHNQTMLILLLTIALLMNTIFNIDILWISVLLFLFYLYKAMKNFYNEGRIITIIKYTLLNVIFFSLAFFVTLFYSLAVTFTY, via the coding sequence ATGGAAAATAAACCCACCTATCGGCCAAAACGTTATTCATTAAAATACAGGGGCATACGCTGTCTTAATTGTGATCATCCCTTAGATGTAAGTGATAAATATTGCCCCAACTGTTCGCAAATTAACAGCACCAAAAAAGTTACATTCTTTGATTTGATAAATGAATTTTTTGCCACTCTTATTTCATATGACTCAAAACTCAGAAAAACACTATCGGCACTTATTTTTAATCCCGGAAAGATTTCAATAGACTATATCAACGGCAAGCGATTAACATATACCAATCCCTTCAGGTTTTTTTTAAGTATTACCATTATATATTTTATCATTATAAGTTTTACCGGCAATTTTTCAGATCTGGACCGATTTGGAACTCAAAACAACGATAATGTAATAAATTTTGGCAGCAACAAACTTGTGAACTGGAGCGGACTTTCCCAAAATGAAAAAAAGAACCTGCAGGAGGCTCTGAACAATATTCCCGTAGACTCCGTTTTAGAATATAAAAAGAAAAAAGATTCTTTAGCAATGATTGCCCCTAAGGTATATTTTGATTCTGTAAATAAGAAAAATTTTACTGACAGATTCTTTTCAAAAATTGATTTCTTTATCTCCGGAATAAATGAACATAAATTTTACACCTACAATGAAGCCCTAGACTTTTTAGAGATCACGGATTCTTATGAAAATAAAGCCTCTTTTGGCGCTGCCGGAAGTTTTCTTAAAATTTCCCGACAGCCGGGAACCTTTTTAGGATATCTCATCTCTAAAATTCCTTTTATAATATTCTTTTTCTTACCATTGTTTGCTGTTTTTATTTGGCTCTTATACGACAAAAACCATTTTAATTATATGGACCATCTCATTTTTGGATTTCATAACCAAACAATGCTCATTCTCCTATTAACCATTGCTTTACTTATGAATACCATTTTTAATATTGATATTTTGTGGATATCCGTTCTTCTTTTTCTTTTTTACCTCTACAAAGCCATGAAAAATTTTTACAATGAGGGAAGAATAATTACCATTATTAAATATACATTACTGAATGTCATATTTTTTTCACTGGCCTTTTTCGTAACCTTATTTTATAGTCTGGCAGTTACATTTACATACTAA
- the apaG gene encoding Co2+/Mg2+ efflux protein ApaG — MITQITKGIKISVETSFEGTFFKNYKMHFAFGYKITIENQSKDSVQLSSRHWQVFDALNNVEMIDGEGVIGKKPVIKPGESHTYSSGCLLTSPIGAMRGHYNMINFTSTRRFRVFIPTFKLYAPFALN, encoded by the coding sequence ATGATTACCCAGATTACAAAAGGCATAAAAATTTCTGTTGAAACAAGTTTTGAAGGAACATTCTTCAAAAACTATAAGATGCATTTTGCCTTTGGGTACAAAATCACCATTGAAAATCAAAGTAAAGATTCGGTTCAGCTTAGTTCAAGACACTGGCAGGTATTTGATGCCCTCAATAATGTAGAAATGATTGATGGCGAAGGAGTAATAGGTAAAAAACCTGTTATTAAGCCAGGAGAATCCCACACATACAGTTCAGGTTGCCTTTTAACTTCTCCCATAGGAGCTATGAGAGGTCACTACAATATGATAAATTTTACCAGTACAAGACGTTTCAGGGTATTTATTCCTACTTTTAAACTCTATGCTCCTTTCGCGTTA